From one Colletotrichum destructivum chromosome 3, complete sequence genomic stretch:
- a CDS encoding Putative UDP-glucose/GDP-mannose dehydrogenase, NAD(P)-binding domain superfamily, with protein sequence MSGCRVAPSVSLDEAEEGDLHAPSTVPTSPEGSLIFSPVVGAATTSVVDGDCTSDDALEDLLPDNEGHVFSTADARDPPVKNICCVGAGYVGGPTAAVIAFHNPHIRVTVVDRDERRIRRWNSKHPPIYEPGLWDILRVARDGAMGRWCSFSREPLEESPRRSDPASASTSATSDCGSQCGGEEGITVPARRPNLFFSTAVSECISDADVVLVAVNTPTKTRGHGAGSATDMAAFEAVTAEVARHARPGAIIVEKSTVPCRTAELVRETLATHRPGVPFEILSNPEFLAAGTAVNDLLHPDRVLIGSDTTPSGKRAAGALAGVYAAWVPRGRILTTNVWSSELAKLVANAMLAQRVSSINSVSAICERTGADVDEVAAAVGRDPRIGDQFLRAGIGFGGSCFRKDVLGLVYLAESLGLDEVGEYWAQVVRMNEYQRLRFTRRVVKCLNNTLAGKKITVLGYAFKKNTSDTRESPALEIIRALLEEGPREIAVFDPCCNPLVIREEVRQLCGMQKPSTERGNDRNDEDGPLRVYENAYDACRDSNAVLITTEFDEFRNSKFLSSSSSSSSSSPRKSTADVLDPRPFQSLEIRQADVLALQGTQRPMELETSSDDPLGRYMPEPECAGDCPDCRAGLDREASGLATAGSGTGEYGASRESIDWARVVGDMQAPKWVFDGRAVIDAQEMAKLGVRVESIGRRSIW encoded by the exons ATGAGCGGATGTCGTGTTGCGCCGTCCGTCTCCCTTGACGAAGCGGAAGAGGGCGACTTACACGCGCCGTCCACGGTACCGACGTCGCCAGAGGGGAGCCTCATATTCAGCCCTGTCGTTGGAGCAGCAACCACTTCCGTCGTGGACGGGGATTGCACGAgcgacgatgccctcgaAGACTTACTTCCAGACAACGAGGGGCATGTCTTCTCTACAGCCGACGCCAGGGATCCTCCCGTGAAAAACATCTGCTGCGTGGGCGCTGGTTATGTAG GCGGaccgaccgccgccgtcatcgcgtTCCACAACCCTCACATCcgcgtcaccgtcgtcgaccgaGACGAGCGGCGCATCCGGCGGTGGAACTCGAAGCACCCGCCGATATACGAGCCCGGCCTCTGGGACATACTCCGAGTCGCCCGGGACGGCGCAATGGGGAGGTGGTGCTCGTTCAGCCGCGAGCCCCTCGAGGAGTCGCCGAGACGCTCCGATCCGGCCTccgcgtcgacctcggccacgtCCGACTGCGGGAGCCAgtgcggcggcgaagaaggcatCACGGTGCCCGCGAGGCGGCCGAACCtgttcttctcgacggcAGTCTCCGAGTGCATCTCGGACGCGGACGTCGTCCTGGTCGCCGTGAACACGCCGACCAAGACGCGCGGGCACGGGGCCGGCAGCGCCACAGACATGGCCGCgttcgaggccgtcaccgccgaggTTGCCCGGCACGCGAGGCCGGgggccatcatcgtcgagaaGTCCACGGTGCCTTGCAGAACAGCAGAGCTCGTGCGAGAGACG CTCGCCACCCACCGCCCCGGCGTTCCCTTTGAGATCCTCTCGAACCCGGAGTTTCTTGCTGCCGGCACAGCCGTCAACGACCTTCTTCACCCGGACCGCGTGCTCATCGGATCCGACacgacgccctcggggaAGCGCGCGGCCGGGGCGCTCGCCGGGGTCTACGCCGCCTGGGTGCCGCGCGGCCGCATCCTGACGACCAACGTGTGGTCGTCTgagctcgccaagctcgTGGCCAACGCGATGCTCGCCCAGCGCGTCAGCAGCATCAACTCGGTCAGCGCCATCTGCGAGCGGacgggcgccgacgtcgacgaggtcgccgccgccgtgggccGCGACCCGCGCATCGGGGACCAGTTCCTGCGGGCCggcatcggcttcggcggcagCTGCTTCCGCAaggacgtcctcggcctcgtgtACCTCGCCGAGtcgctcggcctcgacgaggtcggcgagtACTGGGCGCAGGTCGTGCGGATGAACGAGTACCAGCGGCTGCGGTTCACGCGCCGCGTCGTCAAGTGTCTGAACAACACACTGGCCGGGAAGAAGATCACGGTCCTCGGGTACGCCTTCAAGAAGAACACGTCCGACACGAGGGAGTCGCCGGCGCTCGAGATCATCCGGGCTctgctggaagaagggccGCGGGAgatcgccgtcttcgacccTTGCTGCAACCCCCTGGTGATCCGGGAGGAGGTCCGGCAGCTCTGTGGAATGCAGAAACCGTCCACGGAACGCGGCAACGACAGGAACGATGAAGATGGGCCGTTGAGGGTCTACGAGAACGCATACGATGCCTGCCGCGACAGCAACGCGGTCCTTATCACAACCGAGTTTGACGAGTTCCGCAACTCAAAATtcctgtcgtcgtcgtcgtcgtcgtcgtcgtcgtctccccgCAAAAGCACGGCGGACGTCCTCGATCCGCGCCCGTTCCAGAGTCTGGAGATCCGTCAGGCCGATGTTTTGGCGCTGCAAGGAACACAACGGCCGATGGAACTGGAGACCTCTTCAGACGATCCGCTCGGACGCTACATGCCAGAGCCCGAGTGCGCGGGCGACTGTCCCGATTGCCGGGCGGGGCTGGACCGCGAAGCCTCGGGACTCGCTACCGCCGGGTCGGGGACCGGGGAGTACGGGGCCAGCAGGGAGAGCATCGACTGGGCGAGGGTGGTGGGCGACATGCAAGCCCCCAAGTGGGTGTTTGATGGCCGGGCAGTCATCGACGCTCAAGAGATGGCCAAGCTGGGGGTTCGGGTGGAGAGCATAGGAAGACGGAGTATCTGGTGA